One window of the Deltaproteobacteria bacterium genome contains the following:
- a CDS encoding alpha-ketoacid dehydrogenase subunit beta, producing the protein MATLNLVQAVTSALADEMERDARVVLLGEDIGRDGGVFRATEGLLERFGPERVIDTPLAELGIIGASIAMAACGLRPVAEIQFMAFIYGGLEQLISHAARLRSRSRGRFTVPMVVRTPYGIGIKAPELHSESTEAILCHVPGLKVVVPSTPYNARGLLTAAIRDPDPVIFLEPSRLYRGVKGEVPERPYEIELGRASVYQEGTDLTVVAWGTMLHRAVEASEGFDAEIIDLMTLKPFDEETIIESVKKTGRLVIVHEATRNCGLGAEISALVAEEAILHLKAPIVRVAGPEAVVPLALLEDHYMPSKERIRRAYERVMEF; encoded by the coding sequence ATGGCGACGCTGAACCTCGTCCAGGCCGTCACAAGCGCCCTGGCCGACGAGATGGAGCGCGACGCCCGCGTCGTGCTGCTGGGCGAAGACATAGGCAGGGACGGAGGCGTATTCAGGGCCACCGAGGGCCTTCTCGAAAGGTTCGGCCCCGAGCGCGTCATCGACACGCCGCTCGCCGAGCTCGGCATCATCGGCGCCTCCATCGCCATGGCGGCCTGCGGACTAAGACCGGTCGCCGAGATACAGTTCATGGCCTTCATCTACGGCGGCCTCGAACAGCTCATAAGCCACGCCGCCAGGCTGCGCTCGCGAAGCCGCGGCCGCTTCACCGTCCCCATGGTCGTGCGCACCCCCTACGGCATAGGCATAAAGGCCCCTGAACTCCACTCCGAGTCCACCGAGGCCATCCTCTGCCACGTGCCGGGACTCAAGGTCGTCGTCCCCTCCACGCCGTACAACGCCAGGGGACTTCTCACGGCCGCCATCCGCGACCCCGACCCCGTCATCTTCCTCGAACCCTCGAGGCTCTACCGCGGCGTCAAGGGCGAGGTGCCGGAAAGACCATACGAGATCGAACTCGGCAGGGCGAGCGTCTACCAGGAAGGCACAGACCTCACCGTCGTGGCCTGGGGCACCATGCTCCACAGGGCCGTCGAGGCGAGCGAAGGCTTCGACGCCGAGATAATAGACCTCATGACGCTCAAACCCTTCGACGAAGAGACAATCATCGAGTCGGTGAAGAAGACGGGCCGGCTCGTCATAGTCCACGAGGCGACCAGGAACTGCGGCCTGGGGGCCGAGATATCGGCGCTCGTCGCCGAAGAGGCCATCCTCCACCTCAAGGCGCCGATAGTGAGAGTGGCGGGCCCCGAGGCCGTCGTGCCCCTTGCGCTGCTCGAAGACCATTACATGCCGTCGAAAGAACGAATACGGCGCGCCTACGAACGGGTCATGGAGTTTTAG